A window of the Oryza brachyantha chromosome 5, ObraRS2, whole genome shotgun sequence genome harbors these coding sequences:
- the LOC102707587 gene encoding eukaryotic peptide chain release factor subunit 1-2-like, whose amino-acid sequence MGEGHETDKNIEVWKVKKLIKALDAARGNGTSMISLIMPPRDQISRVTKMLGDEYGTASNIKSRVNRQSVLAAITSAQQRLKLYNRVPPNGLVLYTGTIVTDDGKEKKVTFDFEPFRAINASLYLCDNKFHTEALNELLESDDKFGFIIMDGNGTLYGTLSGNSREVLYRFNVDLPKKHGRGGQSAVRFARLRMERRHNYLRKVAELATQFFINPGTNQANIAGLILAGSADFKTELGKSEMFDPRLQAKVIKTLDVSYGGESGFNQAIEMSAEVLSDVKFVQEKKLIGKYFEEISQDTGKYVLGVKDSMTALELGAVDTLIVWENLDVRRYELKNIATGETVIKYLNSDQEADQSNFVDEATPGEFDVIDKPLLLEWFAENYQQYGCTLEFVTNRSQEGSQFCRGFGGIGGILRYPADIATYNDDDDMLDEAEYEDFE is encoded by the coding sequence ATGGGCGAGGGACATGAAACCGACAAGAACATCGAGGTATGGAAGgtcaagaagctcatcaaggCGCTTGATGCTGCCAGGGGCAACGGTACAAGTATGATCTCGCTCATCATGCCGCCTCGTGATCAGATCTCTCGAGTCACCAAGATGCTGGGTGATGAGTATGGAACTGCCTCTAACATCAAGAGCAGAGTCAACCGGCAGTCCGTGTTGGCTGCCATAACCTCTGCCCAACAGAGGTTGAAGCTGTACAATCGAGTTCCCCCCAATGGATTGGTGCTCTATACTGGGACTATTGTCACCGATGACGGCAAAGAAAAGAAGGTTACCTTCGACTTTGAGCCGTTCAGGGCAATTAATGCTTCACTGTATCTCTGTGACAACAAATTCCACACTGAGGCACTGAATGAACTTCTGGAATCTGATGACAAGTTCGGTTTCATAATCATGGATGGCAATGGAACACTCTACGGCACACTGAGTGGCAACAGCAGGGAGGTTCTTTACAGGTTCAACGTTGATCTCCCAAAGAAGCACGGCCGAGGCGGGCAATCTGCTGTCCGCTTTGCCCGCCTGCGCATGGAGAGGCGTCACAACTACTTGCGAAAGGTGGCCGAGCTTGCTACCCAGTTCTTCATCAATCCAGGCACCAACCAGGCAAACATTGCCGGGCTCATTCTTGCTGGCTCTGCCGATTTCAAGACCGAGCTGGGAAAATCTGAGATGTTCGATCCACGCTTGCAAGCCAAGGTAATCAAAACTCTCGACGTGTCGtatggaggagagagtggcTTCAACCAAGCCATCGAGATGTCCGCCGAGGTGCTGTCCGACGTCAAGTTTGTCCAGGAAAAGAAGCTGATCGGGAAGTACTTCGAGGAGATCAGCCAGGACACTGGGAAGTATGTCCTAGGGGTGAAGGACAGCATGACGGCTCTTGAGCTGGGTGCTGTGGACACGCTGATCGTGTGGGAGAACCTTGATGTCAGGAGATATGAGCTGAAGAACATCGCCACAGGAGAGACAGTGATCAAGTATCTCAACAGTGACCAGGAGGCAGACCAGAGCAACTTTGTGGACGAAGCAACGCCAGGAGAGTTCGATGTCATCGACAAGCCGTTGCTGCTGGAGTGGTTCGCGGAGAACTACCAGCAGTATGGCTGCACGCTGGAGTTCGTGACCAACAGGTCACAGGAAGGATCGCAGTTCTGCCGTGGCTTTGGTGGGATCGGTGGGATCCTGCGCTACCCGGCCGACATTGCTACctacaacgacgacgacgacatgctGGATGAGGCCGAGTATGAAGACTTCGAATAG
- the LOC107304189 gene encoding uncharacterized protein LOC107304189 yields MGLPFLFRHLYETPSTNRTAAGAEQSRGNPADAQARAAAALRRPVVAISVLVLASRSRSRVRHFTRKIPHRNHLADQTNSPPNLGVAMGYLLIVFGILILVGFLFAAVLSGSDDNGPFSAIQNDRYYGLLLPLTLPVIVVAVYLHWLSMKMFKHA; encoded by the exons ATGGGGCTTCCTTTTCTCTTCCGACATCTGTACGAA ACCCCATCTACCAACCGTACGGCCGCCGgtgcagagcagagcagagggAATCCAGCGGACGCCCAAGCACGAGCTGCGGCTGCTCTGCGCCGGCCAg tggttgcgatatctgtgctggTATTGGCCTCTCGGTCTCGGAGTCGAGTCCGGCATTTCACGAGGAAAATTCCACACCGAAACCACCTGGCAGATCAGACGAATTCACCTCCAAACCTTGGCGTAGCAATGGGATACCTGCTCATCGTATTCGGTATCCTGATCTTGGTCGGTTTCCTCTTCGCTGCCGTCCTCTCCGGGTCTGACGACAACGGGCCCTTCTCCGCCATCCAAAATGACAG GTATTACGGCCTTCTTTTACCCCTGACGCTTCCTGTGATAGTTGTGGCCGTGTATCTGCACTGGCTAAGCATGAAGATGTTCAAGCATGCCTAG